The following proteins come from a genomic window of Plectropomus leopardus isolate mb unplaced genomic scaffold, YSFRI_Pleo_2.0 unplaced_scaffold4667, whole genome shotgun sequence:
- the LOC121939375 gene encoding carnitine O-acetyltransferase produces the protein MQAVEEKLSIPAIYTDAAYSKALHYKLSTSQVPSKIDCVMCFGPVVPDGYGVCYNPMEDHINFVVSSFNSCKETNSAHLAQAMQDTLLDMRTLLEQTPRAKL, from the exons ATGCAGGCTGTTGAAGAAAAGCTCTCCATACCTGCTATCTACACCGATGCGGCCTACTCCAAAGCTTTACACTACAAGCTGTCTACAAGTCAG GTACCTTCCAAAATTGACTGCGTCATGTGTTTCGGCCCAGTCGTACCTGACGGATACGGCGTGTGCTACAATCCCATGGAGGATCACATCAACTTTGTGGTGTCTTCTTTCAACTCCTGTAAAGAAACAAACTCGGCACATCTGGCCCAGGCCATGCAGGACACTCTGTTGGACATGAGGACGCTGCTGGAACAAACCCCAAGAGCCAAACTGTGA